A stretch of DNA from Deltaproteobacteria bacterium:
GATTCCGGGGAGAACAGAGATTTTCAAAGACTCTTTGCAGATGCGACCATGTGAATAGATTTTGCCAACCTTGAAAATGACCGGGCTTAGCACAATGAAAAATGCCAAATTGTATGTAATCCCGAAAAAAAGTGCGGATGAATGGTTAAGAGCATGTTTACCAAAAGTACTGGTGAATCCATAAAGGATGGCGACGATGATCATAAGGACGGAACCTCTTTCTTTTCCGATGGCCTTAAGCGGTTCCAGAAATCCTTTGCTCATTTCTTTCAGATTCAGAGTATAACTTCCGAGAGCAATCATCAGTATGCCGATGCCACCCCAGAAAGACACCAATTCTCCCAACATGATGTAAGGTATAATGATCAGACAGACAGGTGTTAAAGACAGAAACGGCACCGTAAGGCTGAGGGGGGATATTTTAATTGCTTTCATGTAAAAGATATATGCAATTACTTCAAAAGGCAATGCGGAGAAGAACGCTTGATAAAAATCTCCATCCAGTGCCGGGATTGGAATAAAGAAGAGGCATGGCGATAGAAGCAGGACAACAACCAGTTGGCGTAACCATGCGACTGTATATTCATCATGAAGCTGTAAAGCCTTCTTTGTAAGGGCATCCGTGGTTCCACCAGTGAGGGCGGCAATCAACGCGAGCAGTATCCATACATTTTCCATGTTGAATCATTTATCTGAATTAGGTCTGATATTCAACTACTTCCTATTATCAACCAGATCGGCAGAATAAGTGTGTGGGAGAGGTCTGTCTGAATTGTGCATGAATTGTGATCAAAAAGGCATTTATGATGGGTGAATCGACTAAAAGTGATTTCATGTATTAAAAGGACAGCCGCCCTGATATATCCCTTTCATGATCACCAGAATCACACCCCACATTTATGGGTATTATTCCATTGACACACAAGACCGTTTTTCTTATACTCCCTCCACGAAAAAGGAAGTTTTTATCAAACAGCACTTGTCCCGAATTTACCGATAGTTTCAGATCAGCGGTTGCGGAATGATGGGGTTCGGAC
This window harbors:
- a CDS encoding DMT family transporter; this translates as MENVWILLALIAALTGGTTDALTKKALQLHDEYTVAWLRQLVVVLLLSPCLFFIPIPALDGDFYQAFFSALPFEVIAYIFYMKAIKISPLSLTVPFLSLTPVCLIIIPYIMLGELVSFWGGIGILMIALGSYTLNLKEMSKGFLEPLKAIGKERGSVLMIIVAILYGFTSTFGKHALNHSSALFFGITYNLAFFIVLSPVIFKVGKIYSHGRICKESLKISVLPGI